A stretch of DNA from Roseovarius faecimaris:
CCGGATGCGGATGGGCGAGGCCATCGGATATATGATCGCGCAGGTGGCGGGTGCGATTGCGGCCGCGCTGGTGCTGATGATCATCGCCTCGGGCAAGGCGGAGTATTCCATCGCCGAGAACGGGCTGGGCCAGAACGGCTGGGGTGCGGGCTATCTGGGGGAATACGGCATGGCTGCGGCGTTTCTCTTTGAAGTTGTCGCCACCTTCCTTTTTGTGGTCGTGATCCTTGGCGCCACGGGCGCAGGCGCGCCTGCGGCGATGGCGGGGCTGGCGATTGGCCTGACGCTCGTGGTCATCCACCTTGTCGGCATCAACGTGACCGGCGTGTCGGTGAACCCGGCGCGCTCTATCGGGCCCGCGCTGTTTGCCGGGGCCACAGCACTCAGCCAGCTTTGGCTGTTCATCGTGGCGCCCGTCATCGGCGGCGTGCTGGCGGGGGTGCTGTTCAAATCCGGTCTGCTCGACAGTCAGGGCGACTGAGCCTTGGTCGGGGACGGGGTCAGATGATCTCGTCCTCGTCAAAGAGGGGGGCGGCCTCAAGATGGGCATTGACCCCCTCCGCGGCCGCATCGGCCTGCGGTGTGCGCGCGATGTGAAACAGCGCATCGCCCTCATAGACCACCGGCATGATCGTGCG
This window harbors:
- the aqpZ gene encoding aquaporin Z, whose amino-acid sequence is MNKMIAECIGTFTLVLLGCGAAVIAGADIGLTGISFAFGLALIGMAYGIGPVSGCHINPAVTLGVVAAGRMRMGEAIGYMIAQVAGAIAAALVLMIIASGKAEYSIAENGLGQNGWGAGYLGEYGMAAAFLFEVVATFLFVVVILGATGAGAPAAMAGLAIGLTLVVIHLVGINVTGVSVNPARSIGPALFAGATALSQLWLFIVAPVIGGVLAGVLFKSGLLDSQGD